The Gemmatimonas phototrophica region CGCGCCAATCACCGAATGGTGTTCACTTGGGCGCGAGGATCATCGTCATCGATTTTCCTTCCATCGTTGGCGCACTCTCGACTTTGGCCAGATCGGCGAGCTGCTGCGAGACCCGCTCCACCACCGCACGCCCCAACTCGGGGTGAGCAATCTGGCGGCCGCGGAACATCAGCGTCACCTTGACCTTGTTGCCTTCTTCGAGGAACTGCCGGGCATGGCGGGTCTTCGTATCGAAGTCGTGATCGTCGATCCCAGGGCGGTACTTGACCTCCTTGAGATGAATCACGTGCTGCTTCTTCTTCGCGAGTCGGGCTTGCTTGGCCTGTTCGAACTTGAACTTGCCGTAGTCCATGATGCGGACCACGGGAGGCCGTGCAGCCGCCGCCACTTCTACGAGATCGAGACCAAGCTCCACCGCCATGGACAATGCTGCGTCCACTTCGAGGATGCCAAGCTGGCTGCCGTCAGCGCCGATCACGCGAACGGGACTGATCCGGATCTGCCGGTTCACCCGTGGCGGACGCTTCGTCGAATCCTGAATAGTGCGTACTCCGGTAGAAGAAACAGAAAACGCGGACCCCTGTGAGGAGCCCGCGTCGCATACGGCACACGCCCTCTGACACACGCACAAGTGCGCGCACGGCAAGGGCTGCCGATCCGATGGACTCCTGCAGCACGCCTTGGAGGACAAATCCTCGCGCAAGGGCCGAAGGGTGGGACGGGCATCGATGTCCGTCCACTTCTCGATTGTAGCCGGACAAGCCCTCCGGGCCGACCGTAAAACCACCACAAACACCTACAACACGATAAACCTAGACAACCACCGGCCAACGTCAACCCCCGTTGGCCTGCCCGTGGCCCCTATTCGGCCAGACGGTAGCCCTTGCCGTCGTGCGCCACCCGCCCAAATCCCACCTGCGCGTCATGTTCGAACATGAGAAGCCATTCTTCCCTGACCGCCTCCGCCAGCAGCGCCCGCTTGGATTCCAAGGTGACCAGCGGCTCCACGTCATAGCCCATGATCCAGGGGAGCGGCAAATGGTGGGTCGTGGGCACGACATCGCCCAGAAAACAGAGCGTTTCTCCGGCGGACCGAACCAAAACGCTCTGATGATGCGGCGTGTGGCCAGGGGTTGGCCGTACGATGATCCCCGGGACGATCTCCCGCTCCCCCTCCACAAAATCGAACCGGTCGGCCGCCACGATGGGGGCCCAGTTTGGCGGGAAGTAACTCGCGGTGGTTCGCTCATTGGGCGTTTCGGCATAGGCCCGTTCGCCCGCCTGCACGACATACCGAGCGTTGGGAAACGCCGAGATCACCTCACCCGTTGGCGTCCGCCACGTGTTGCCGCCGGCATGGTCAAAATGCAGGTGAGTGTTGATGACCATTTTGATGTCGTCCGGCGTAAACCCGGCGGCGCGAATGCCGTCTTCCAGCGCCGTGCGGTCGTCGTGACCACGATTCTCAATGGCATAGATGTCATGGAACTTCGGGGTCTCCTTGTTGCCGGCCCCGGTATCCACCAGAATAAGCCCGTCGTCGTGCTCCACCAGCAGACACCGCATCCCG contains the following coding sequences:
- the infC gene encoding translation initiation factor IF-3, giving the protein MCQRACAVCDAGSSQGSAFSVSSTGVRTIQDSTKRPPRVNRQIRISPVRVIGADGSQLGILEVDAALSMAVELGLDLVEVAAAARPPVVRIMDYGKFKFEQAKQARLAKKKQHVIHLKEVKYRPGIDDHDFDTKTRHARQFLEEGNKVKVTLMFRGRQIAHPELGRAVVERVSQQLADLAKVESAPTMEGKSMTMILAPK
- a CDS encoding MBL fold metallo-hydrolase — protein: MYASYPFPQPLHETRQLGRLRIHAIQAGGQQLDGGAMFGVVPKTLWSRRLAADEKNRIPLGMRCLLVEHDDGLILVDTGAGNKETPKFHDIYAIENRGHDDRTALEDGIRAAGFTPDDIKMVINTHLHFDHAGGNTWRTPTGEVISAFPNARYVVQAGERAYAETPNERTTASYFPPNWAPIVAADRFDFVEGEREIVPGIIVRPTPGHTPHHQSVLVRSAGETLCFLGDVVPTTHHLPLPWIMGYDVEPLVTLESKRALLAEAVREEWLLMFEHDAQVGFGRVAHDGKGYRLAE